The following proteins come from a genomic window of Paenibacillus spongiae:
- a CDS encoding YaiI/YqxD family protein, whose translation MESTQISIVVDADACPVKREIVEAARIWSVPVLMVASYDHHLQPEDGVQVIQVDRSDQSVDLYISNHVSKGDIVITQDFGLATIVLAKGAIALSPRGQQYDNDNIDFLMERRHELAKRRRSGGRTKGPKAMTGEDRVCFQQKLTKVLNSRQENREH comes from the coding sequence ATCGAATCGACTCAAATCTCCATCGTTGTCGATGCGGATGCTTGTCCGGTCAAACGCGAAATTGTCGAAGCAGCCCGCATATGGTCCGTCCCGGTTCTGATGGTTGCCTCGTACGATCATCATCTTCAGCCCGAGGACGGCGTGCAGGTCATACAAGTAGATCGGAGCGACCAGTCTGTAGATCTGTATATCTCCAACCATGTTTCCAAAGGGGATATTGTCATTACCCAGGATTTTGGACTGGCTACGATCGTGCTGGCCAAAGGGGCGATCGCGCTGTCGCCGCGAGGCCAGCAGTATGACAACGACAATATTGATTTCTTGATGGAACGCAGGCATGAGCTTGCCAAGCGTCGTCGCAGCGGGGGCAGGACGAAAGGTCCGAAAGCGATGACCGGCGAGGATCGCGTCTGTTTTCAGCAAAAGCTGACAAAAGTTTTGAACAGTCGGCAGGAGAATCGTGAACATTAG
- a CDS encoding YqzL family protein yields MRDFSWKYFTLTGDVDAFLLYKEMDQIAVSDTMQDGEEGYGAADPDGEDVPL; encoded by the coding sequence GTGCGAGATTTTTCGTGGAAGTATTTTACGCTGACCGGGGATGTGGACGCCTTCTTGCTGTATAAGGAAATGGATCAAATCGCTGTTTCCGATACGATGCAGGACGGTGAAGAAGGCTATGGAGCGGCTGACCCCGACGGGGAGGATGTTCCGTTGTAA
- the glyS gene encoding glycine--tRNA ligase subunit beta, with translation MAKDLLLEIGLEEVPARFVRGAMNQLKDKTEKWLEAARISHGEVKAYATPRRIAVLVRDVEEKQTDLNEEVKGPSRKIALDEQGNWSKAALGFARSQGVEPEAFFFKELGGVEYIYANKSSVGTVTMDVLPEGLTSLITSMSFPKNMRWGSHELRFVRPIRWLVALFGDDVIPLEITDVVSGKQSRGHRFLGSDTEIASPSLYEERLREQNVIVDVTERERQIVEQINGLAAEKGWHIAVKEDLLEEVLFLVEYPSVLFGTFDPSFLNIPQEVLITSMREHQRYFPVLDDGGKLLPFFVTVRNGDRTSIEQVAKGNEKVLRARLSDAKFFYQEDQKLAITDALAKLETIVYHEELGSVADKVRRIQITASRLAKALGTDSGSEDAIARAAAICKFDLVTQMVYEFPELQGIMGEDYARKAGERDVVAKAINEHYQPRFAGDRAPASLVGAVVSLADKIDTIVGCFSIGIIPTGSQDPYALRRQAAGIVQIILAHGMKLPLDVLFDLAIDVHSGRSLKRDASQIRKDLYEFFSLRVKNVLSEQGIRYDVVDAVMAAGYNDLGQTVNRAAALTASAAGERRDEFKLVVDALTRVGNLAAKATSKHVDPALFAEQAEKDLHAAWQAVSADIDAAIANGDAADAIAKLSGLKDIINGYFDHVMVMAEDEAVRTNRLAALAAIAESTGRLADLSKLVW, from the coding sequence ATGGCTAAGGATCTGCTGCTCGAAATTGGTTTGGAAGAGGTTCCCGCCCGTTTTGTGCGCGGCGCGATGAATCAGTTGAAGGATAAGACGGAAAAATGGCTGGAAGCGGCCCGTATTTCCCATGGCGAAGTGAAAGCTTATGCAACCCCCAGGCGGATCGCGGTCCTGGTTCGCGATGTGGAAGAGAAGCAGACCGATCTGAACGAAGAGGTTAAAGGGCCGTCGCGCAAGATCGCCCTCGATGAGCAGGGGAACTGGAGCAAAGCGGCGCTCGGCTTCGCGCGCAGCCAAGGAGTCGAGCCGGAGGCGTTCTTCTTCAAGGAACTCGGCGGCGTGGAGTATATCTATGCCAACAAAAGCAGCGTCGGCACCGTAACGATGGATGTGCTGCCGGAAGGATTGACATCGCTGATCACATCCATGTCATTCCCGAAAAACATGCGGTGGGGCAGTCATGAGCTGCGCTTCGTACGGCCGATTCGCTGGCTTGTCGCACTGTTCGGAGACGATGTCATTCCGCTGGAAATTACAGATGTCGTTAGCGGCAAGCAGTCGCGCGGACACCGGTTTCTCGGCTCCGATACCGAGATCGCCAGCCCATCGCTATACGAGGAGCGCTTGCGCGAGCAAAACGTGATCGTCGATGTCACGGAGCGCGAGCGCCAGATTGTAGAGCAAATCAATGGACTTGCAGCCGAGAAGGGCTGGCATATTGCCGTGAAGGAGGATCTGCTTGAGGAGGTTCTCTTCCTCGTCGAATATCCGAGCGTGCTGTTCGGCACATTCGATCCGTCCTTCCTGAACATTCCACAAGAAGTGCTGATTACCTCCATGCGTGAGCATCAGCGTTACTTCCCGGTGCTGGACGACGGCGGCAAGCTGCTTCCGTTCTTTGTAACCGTCCGGAACGGCGACCGGACCTCGATCGAGCAGGTGGCCAAGGGGAACGAGAAGGTACTTCGCGCGCGTCTGTCGGATGCGAAGTTTTTCTATCAGGAAGATCAGAAGCTGGCGATAACGGATGCGCTCGCGAAGCTGGAAACGATCGTATACCATGAAGAGCTCGGCTCAGTTGCCGATAAGGTGCGCCGCATTCAGATCACGGCAAGCAGGCTCGCCAAAGCGCTCGGCACCGATTCGGGATCGGAAGACGCGATTGCGCGCGCTGCAGCCATTTGCAAGTTCGACCTTGTTACCCAGATGGTCTACGAATTTCCGGAGCTTCAGGGCATTATGGGCGAAGATTACGCCCGCAAAGCCGGCGAACGCGACGTCGTAGCGAAGGCCATCAATGAACATTATCAGCCTCGATTCGCAGGCGATCGCGCGCCGGCCTCGCTCGTCGGAGCCGTCGTCAGCTTGGCCGATAAGATCGATACGATCGTAGGCTGCTTCTCGATCGGCATTATACCGACCGGATCCCAGGATCCATACGCCCTTCGCCGCCAAGCAGCGGGTATCGTGCAGATCATCCTGGCGCATGGCATGAAATTGCCGCTGGACGTATTGTTCGATTTGGCGATCGATGTGCATAGCGGAAGATCCTTGAAACGCGACGCATCGCAAATACGTAAAGATTTATATGAATTTTTCTCGCTTCGCGTCAAGAACGTCCTCTCCGAGCAGGGCATCCGTTATGATGTTGTCGATGCGGTGATGGCGGCTGGCTACAACGACCTGGGTCAAACCGTTAACCGGGCCGCCGCTCTTACGGCTTCCGCCGCAGGCGAGCGCCGCGACGAATTCAAGCTGGTCGTGGACGCTCTTACGCGGGTCGGCAATCTGGCTGCAAAAGCAACCTCGAAGCATGTCGATCCGGCTCTGTTCGCGGAGCAGGCGGAAAAAGATCTTCATGCGGCATGGCAGGCCGTCAGCGCAGATATCGATGCCGCTATCGCGAATGGGGATGCGGCCGACGCGATCGCGAAGCTATCCGGATTGAAGGACATCATCAATGGCTACTTCGACCATGTGATGGTCATGGCTGAAGACGAAGCCGTACGTACGAACCGGTTGGCCGCTTTGGCCGCAATAGCTGAGTCTACGGGACGTTTGGCCGATCTGTCCAAATTGGTTTGGTAA
- a CDS encoding Gfo/Idh/MocA family protein: MSITYTAAVVGCGGIARAHAQGYADTGRCEVVACADIFMESAIAFSEQFNVPHVFTDYKEMMEQIRPDLVSVCTHHHLHHSITMELAAYKPKAIYCEKPMALTMAEANEMAAICEENDVMLIIGHQRRYGAQYAAAKELLDQGQIGELHHMECYAHPWTSLLVDGTHSIDLLRYYNNDNPISWVFGQVDASGGSFRFGHPNESASLAMFGFDNGVRATLTTGGFSRSRSAYPARDAESLGSYVAPSGYHRIVLHGTTGRIEIDGDDVVNGRPIVRIHRGGQEEGFKVPFKSVNSIERVVTDLIHTLEDGKPHLLNAQSGRAALEVIVAIFQSAEERKIVYLPLTEERNPLFELLKDQIKA, translated from the coding sequence ATGAGCATCACGTATACGGCAGCCGTCGTCGGCTGCGGAGGCATCGCCAGAGCGCATGCGCAAGGGTATGCAGACACAGGGCGGTGCGAGGTAGTAGCTTGCGCGGATATTTTCATGGAATCTGCGATCGCCTTCTCGGAGCAATTCAACGTTCCTCATGTCTTTACGGACTATAAAGAAATGATGGAGCAGATCCGTCCTGATTTAGTAAGCGTGTGCACGCATCATCATCTGCACCATTCGATCACGATGGAGCTGGCTGCTTATAAGCCCAAAGCGATCTATTGCGAGAAGCCGATGGCGCTCACCATGGCGGAAGCCAATGAGATGGCGGCGATCTGCGAAGAGAATGATGTGATGCTGATCATCGGACATCAGCGCAGGTACGGCGCACAATACGCAGCGGCGAAAGAGCTTCTGGACCAGGGGCAGATCGGAGAGCTGCACCATATGGAATGCTACGCCCATCCTTGGACAAGTTTGCTTGTGGATGGAACGCATTCCATCGACCTGCTGCGGTATTACAACAACGATAATCCGATTTCCTGGGTTTTCGGCCAGGTTGATGCATCCGGCGGCAGCTTCCGTTTCGGCCATCCCAATGAATCCGCATCTCTGGCTATGTTCGGCTTCGACAATGGCGTGCGGGCAACGTTGACGACAGGCGGGTTCTCACGGTCACGCTCCGCATACCCGGCCCGTGACGCCGAATCGCTGGGCAGTTATGTAGCGCCATCCGGCTATCACCGGATCGTGCTGCACGGCACGACGGGACGGATCGAAATCGATGGCGATGACGTTGTAAACGGCAGGCCGATTGTCCGTATTCATCGCGGGGGACAAGAGGAAGGATTCAAGGTGCCGTTCAAGTCGGTCAATTCCATTGAGCGCGTCGTTACGGATTTAATTCATACGCTGGAGGACGGGAAACCCCATCTGCTGAATGCCCAGTCGGGCCGGGCCGCGTTAGAAGTCATCGTCGCCATCTTCCAGTCCGCAGAAGAGAGGAAGATTGTCTATCTTCCTCTGACGGAGGAGCGCAACCCCTTGTTCGAGCTTCTGAAGGATCAAATCAAAGCTTAA
- the era gene encoding GTPase Era, producing the protein MSQTNKKQPYRSGFVAIVGRPNVGKSTLINEMIGQKIAIMSDKPQTTRNKIHGVYTTDDAQIVFLDTPGIHKPQHKLGDFMNQSAVGTLGEVDAALFLIDVSEGLGGGDRYIIEQLKKVNTPVFLIMNKIDKVHPEELLPLIVQYKELHDFSEVIPISALKGNNIQTLLDVLTGYLPEGPQYYPADQVTDHPEQFVCAELVREKILHLTREEVPHSIAVAIEDMRVKENGVVYIGAVIYVERDSQKGIVIGKQGALLKEVGKQARRDIELLLGSRCFLELWVKVKKDWRNHERTLKDLGFRND; encoded by the coding sequence ATGAGTCAAACGAATAAGAAACAACCCTATCGCTCCGGATTCGTAGCGATTGTCGGCCGCCCTAACGTAGGCAAGTCGACCTTGATCAACGAGATGATTGGACAGAAGATTGCGATCATGTCGGACAAACCGCAGACGACCCGCAACAAAATCCACGGCGTATACACGACAGACGATGCGCAGATCGTTTTCTTGGACACGCCCGGCATTCATAAGCCACAGCACAAGCTCGGCGATTTCATGAACCAGTCGGCTGTTGGCACGCTGGGAGAAGTCGATGCGGCATTGTTTCTCATCGACGTATCGGAAGGGCTAGGGGGCGGAGACCGCTACATCATTGAGCAGCTGAAGAAAGTGAATACGCCGGTGTTCCTCATCATGAACAAAATCGATAAGGTTCATCCCGAGGAGCTTCTGCCGCTGATCGTGCAGTATAAAGAGCTGCATGATTTCAGTGAGGTTATCCCGATTTCGGCCTTGAAAGGGAACAACATTCAGACATTGCTCGACGTGCTTACCGGCTATTTGCCGGAGGGGCCGCAATACTACCCGGCCGATCAAGTGACCGATCATCCGGAGCAATTCGTCTGCGCCGAGCTGGTCCGCGAGAAAATATTGCATCTAACCCGTGAAGAGGTGCCGCATTCGATCGCGGTTGCAATTGAGGATATGCGCGTGAAGGAGAACGGCGTTGTCTATATCGGGGCCGTCATCTATGTCGAACGCGATTCTCAGAAGGGGATTGTGATCGGCAAGCAGGGGGCTCTGCTCAAGGAAGTAGGCAAGCAGGCGCGCCGCGATATCGAGCTGCTGCTCGGCTCGCGCTGCTTCCTGGAGCTTTGGGTCAAAGTGAAGAAGGACTGGCGGAACCATGAACGGACCTTGAAGGATCTCGGCTTCCGGAACGATTAA
- a CDS encoding pyruvate, water dikinase regulatory protein translates to MTAAAKTDVIIYVVSDSAGDTGELVVRAAIAQFHPIHADIRRAPFIQDEHALLRVVEQAKAQGAILLYTLVLPNLRSELSRLAEEKGVVTIDLLGSLVASLEEKTGRKSRQEPGLNHALDEDYFRKVEAVEFAVKYDDMRDTTGILKADIVLVGVSRTSKTPLSMYLAHKKFKVANVPLMPELKPPDELFKLRKDKIIGLTIGVHYLNVIRKERLKALGLPDSASYATTSRIEQELTYASDVMEKLGCVVIDVSHKAVEETASLIMEHVTRRS, encoded by the coding sequence ATGACAGCCGCTGCAAAGACAGACGTCATTATTTATGTCGTTTCGGATTCCGCGGGGGATACCGGCGAACTGGTCGTAAGGGCTGCGATCGCCCAATTCCATCCGATACATGCCGATATTCGCAGAGCGCCGTTCATCCAAGATGAACATGCGCTCCTGCGCGTGGTCGAGCAGGCGAAGGCGCAGGGAGCGATCCTCCTGTATACGCTCGTTCTGCCGAATCTTCGCAGTGAATTATCCCGTTTGGCGGAGGAAAAAGGTGTCGTCACCATCGATTTGCTCGGATCGCTTGTAGCAAGTCTGGAAGAGAAGACCGGGCGCAAGTCTCGTCAAGAGCCCGGTCTCAATCACGCGCTGGATGAAGATTACTTCCGCAAGGTCGAAGCGGTCGAGTTCGCGGTCAAATACGACGACATGCGGGATACGACCGGAATTTTGAAGGCGGATATCGTATTGGTCGGCGTGTCCCGCACCTCCAAGACGCCGCTGTCGATGTATTTGGCCCACAAGAAGTTCAAGGTGGCGAATGTCCCGCTCATGCCGGAGCTGAAGCCGCCGGACGAGCTGTTCAAGCTGCGGAAGGATAAAATTATCGGCCTCACGATCGGCGTGCATTACTTGAACGTGATCCGCAAGGAAAGGCTGAAGGCGCTTGGACTGCCCGACAGCGCCTCTTATGCGACGACATCCCGCATCGAGCAGGAGCTTACGTATGCATCGGATGTCATGGAGAAGCTGGGCTGTGTCGTGATCGATGTCTCGCACAAGGCGGTTGAAGAGACAGCCAGCCTGATTATGGAACATGTGACCCGGAGAAGCTAG
- the cdd gene encoding cytidine deaminase, which produces MNETQQRLPEEWQALLAEAAMARKRAYAPYSGFQVGAALLDDSGQVHYGCNVENGAYGPTNCAERTAFFRAIADGRQPGSFSAIAVIGDTNEPITPCGVCRQVMIELCKPDMPVIMGNLHGDWRISTVSELLPGAFSLREGRGTAEHHESNE; this is translated from the coding sequence ATGAATGAAACACAACAACGGCTGCCGGAAGAATGGCAAGCGCTGCTCGCAGAGGCGGCAATGGCACGCAAGCGCGCCTATGCGCCCTATTCCGGCTTTCAGGTGGGGGCTGCGCTTCTGGATGACAGCGGCCAGGTGCATTACGGCTGCAATGTAGAGAATGGCGCTTACGGCCCGACCAACTGTGCGGAGCGGACGGCATTCTTCCGTGCCATTGCGGACGGCCGGCAGCCGGGTTCATTCTCGGCGATCGCGGTTATTGGCGATACGAACGAGCCGATCACGCCATGCGGCGTATGCAGACAGGTCATGATCGAGCTATGTAAACCGGACATGCCGGTTATTATGGGGAATTTACACGGCGACTGGCGCATTTCGACCGTATCGGAGCTGCTGCCGGGCGCCTTTTCATTGCGTGAAGGAAGGGGAACTGCTGAGCACCATGAGTCAAACGAATAA
- a CDS encoding Gfo/Idh/MocA family protein, whose protein sequence is MRVGIAGLDSFFFSQMYTGALQSIPGIEVAGCTTLGVSEDEIVNNAGLTSAEFGAKFNIPVYSQLEELLEKEKIDAVCITTRPTAIPGIMKKLAESGIHVFASKPVAVHAEGLQVLESIAKSSSTVVSAGLTARFEPAFIQARERVRNGDIGAPTAIRVLHQHGMLKFWPAKSWYYEEAEGGIEHFLAWYCLDLLRWFSDQEIVQIYGFAGKTVDHESPHADVLKAVCRMSSGTLGSFDVLFNVSYPYPSNEIEIIGTHGAIRVQQDQADGQVFTKDGRQSFGRTNPDTLTGELAAWAAACRGESQRCIDLPAIVQLVKSSLSLREHLSSQR, encoded by the coding sequence ATGAGAGTAGGCATTGCCGGGTTAGACAGCTTCTTCTTCAGTCAGATGTATACGGGAGCCTTGCAGTCCATCCCGGGGATCGAAGTCGCAGGCTGTACGACCTTGGGTGTAAGCGAAGATGAAATTGTGAACAATGCCGGGCTTACTTCGGCGGAATTCGGCGCTAAATTCAATATTCCGGTCTATTCGCAGCTGGAGGAACTTCTGGAGAAAGAGAAAATCGATGCTGTCTGCATCACAACACGTCCTACCGCCATACCGGGCATCATGAAGAAGCTGGCCGAGAGCGGCATCCATGTGTTTGCCTCGAAGCCCGTTGCGGTTCATGCCGAAGGGCTGCAGGTGCTGGAATCCATCGCGAAGAGCTCTTCAACGGTCGTATCGGCGGGATTGACAGCGCGATTCGAACCAGCCTTCATTCAAGCGCGTGAACGCGTCCGGAATGGCGACATTGGGGCGCCTACCGCCATCCGTGTGCTGCATCAGCATGGCATGCTGAAGTTCTGGCCGGCCAAAAGCTGGTATTACGAAGAGGCCGAAGGCGGAATTGAGCATTTTCTGGCCTGGTACTGCCTGGATCTGCTGCGTTGGTTTTCGGATCAGGAGATCGTTCAAATCTATGGGTTTGCCGGAAAAACAGTCGATCATGAGAGTCCGCATGCGGACGTATTGAAGGCGGTCTGCCGGATGTCCTCAGGAACGCTGGGCTCGTTCGATGTTTTGTTCAATGTATCCTACCCCTATCCTTCTAATGAAATTGAAATTATCGGCACGCATGGCGCAATCAGGGTGCAGCAGGACCAAGCCGACGGACAGGTCTTCACGAAGGATGGAAGGCAGTCCTTCGGCAGAACGAATCCCGATACCTTAACGGGCGAACTGGCGGCATGGGCAGCGGCTTGCCGCGGAGAATCGCAGAGATGCATCGATCTACCGGCGATTGTTCAGCTTGTGAAATCCAGTCTGTCGCTGAGGGAGCATCTTTCGAGCCAGAGGTAA
- the recO gene encoding DNA repair protein RecO: MQYRVEGIVIRSMDYGEGNKIVTLLTSTHGKVGIIIRGAKKLKSRHGSLAHLFTHGEYLFFRNSGLGTLTHGEIIESHHVLREQLELVAYASYAAELTDRLLHEEEASGFIFEQLKACLTALSEGKDPDIIIQLYEMKMLQIAGYGPEFDACTVCDNAAGSMRLSARSGGVLCSRCTHRDPSSIPLSDSALKLLRVFRKMDLRRLGSIQVKDETKKQLKAVMRQLMDAHIGLPLKSRAFLDQLDKYAAAPPERGKPE; the protein is encoded by the coding sequence ATGCAATACCGGGTCGAAGGCATTGTTATCCGGAGTATGGATTACGGGGAAGGCAACAAGATCGTGACGCTGCTTACGAGCACGCACGGTAAGGTAGGCATCATTATACGCGGCGCCAAAAAATTGAAAAGCCGACACGGGTCGCTAGCCCATCTGTTCACGCATGGCGAGTATCTTTTTTTTCGAAATAGCGGATTAGGCACATTGACGCATGGTGAGATCATTGAATCTCACCATGTTTTGCGTGAACAGCTGGAGCTTGTCGCCTATGCTTCATACGCAGCCGAGCTGACGGACCGCCTGCTCCATGAGGAGGAAGCGAGCGGATTTATTTTTGAACAGCTGAAGGCGTGTCTGACGGCTTTGTCGGAAGGCAAGGATCCGGACATTATTATTCAGCTCTACGAAATGAAGATGCTTCAGATCGCGGGATACGGTCCCGAATTTGACGCATGCACGGTTTGCGATAACGCTGCCGGCTCGATGCGGCTCAGCGCCAGGTCGGGCGGCGTCCTGTGCAGCCGCTGTACGCACCGCGATCCGTCGTCCATACCGCTTAGCGATAGCGCGTTGAAGCTGCTGCGCGTATTCCGAAAGATGGATTTGCGCCGTCTTGGCAGTATTCAAGTCAAGGATGAAACGAAGAAACAGCTGAAGGCTGTTATGCGGCAGCTGATGGATGCGCATATCGGGCTTCCGTTGAAATCGCGCGCTTTTCTGGACCAGCTCGATAAGTATGCGGCAGCGCCCCCCGAACGGGGTAAACCGGAATAA
- a CDS encoding sugar phosphate isomerase/epimerase family protein, with product MRLGIVIHSMGLPHHDIVGALRRCQELGIMALQCGSEPLHDPVYFNEVKAIIEDTGIELIIGFGDRYIEHADKQPTDGFVRLVETICMPLKVTRIPTCSTHHRWRQDPPLAQQLDRMGAALHNLCEAAKPYGVRIAVENHADYRGSDLVQMFKQVNHPSLGAQLDTGNAYSVAEDPLTAAMALAPYTISTHIKDMTVRPLTEGEWIKVKGCGIGEGDVDFRGIVDILTEHCPEADDLPYNLEIEPPPGADLPALTESGVAYTMKHLSHAIRSNKRY from the coding sequence ATGCGTCTGGGTATCGTTATTCATTCGATGGGACTGCCCCATCACGACATCGTCGGCGCGCTGCGCCGCTGTCAGGAGCTAGGCATCATGGCGCTTCAATGCGGTTCGGAGCCGCTCCATGATCCGGTTTACTTCAATGAAGTGAAGGCGATCATCGAGGACACGGGCATAGAATTAATCATCGGCTTCGGCGACCGTTATATCGAACATGCCGATAAACAGCCGACAGACGGGTTCGTCCGGCTCGTCGAGACGATCTGCATGCCCTTGAAGGTGACGCGGATTCCGACCTGCTCGACGCATCACCGCTGGAGGCAGGATCCGCCGCTTGCACAGCAGCTGGATCGGATGGGGGCGGCACTGCACAATCTATGCGAGGCGGCGAAGCCGTATGGTGTCCGGATTGCGGTAGAGAACCATGCCGATTACCGGGGCAGCGATCTGGTGCAGATGTTCAAGCAGGTCAATCATCCGTCGCTTGGCGCGCAGCTGGATACGGGCAATGCTTATTCGGTTGCCGAAGATCCTCTCACGGCCGCCATGGCGCTGGCTCCTTACACGATATCGACCCATATAAAGGATATGACGGTCCGCCCCTTGACCGAGGGGGAATGGATTAAAGTGAAGGGCTGCGGCATTGGCGAAGGGGATGTTGATTTTCGGGGAATCGTCGATATTCTAACCGAGCATTGCCCGGAAGCCGACGATTTGCCTTATAATCTGGAAATAGAGCCTCCGCCGGGCGCGGATCTTCCCGCTTTGACGGAGAGCGGAGTGGCTTACACCATGAAGCATCTGTCGCACGCCATTCGATCGAACAAACGATATTAA
- the glyQ gene encoding glycine--tRNA ligase subunit alpha, with the protein MNFQGMILTLQQFWAEQNCILVQPYDVEKGAGTMNPMTFLRTIGPEPWNVAYVEPSRRPADGRYGENPNRLYQHHQFQVILKPSPDNIQELYLESLKRLGLDPQHHDIRFVEDNWEAPTLGAWGLGWEVWLDGMEITQFTYFQQVGGIDVNPVAVEITYGMERLASYIQEKENVFDLEWVDGVTYGDVFLQPEFEHSKYTFETSDAAMLFSLFNMYEEEAKKTMENKLVFPAYDYVLKCSHAFNLLDARGAISVTERTGYITRVRNLARACAATYLEERERLGFPLLKKGVSANG; encoded by the coding sequence ATGAATTTTCAAGGCATGATTTTGACGCTGCAGCAGTTTTGGGCGGAACAAAATTGCATTCTCGTACAGCCTTACGACGTCGAGAAGGGTGCAGGCACGATGAATCCCATGACATTCCTCCGGACCATCGGTCCCGAGCCGTGGAATGTGGCTTATGTAGAACCGTCTCGCCGCCCGGCTGACGGCCGCTATGGGGAGAACCCGAACCGTCTGTACCAGCATCATCAGTTCCAGGTTATCCTCAAGCCATCGCCGGATAACATTCAAGAGCTGTATCTGGAAAGCTTGAAGCGCCTTGGTCTGGATCCCCAGCATCACGATATCCGGTTTGTCGAAGACAACTGGGAAGCGCCGACGCTCGGCGCGTGGGGGCTTGGCTGGGAAGTATGGCTCGATGGCATGGAAATTACGCAGTTTACTTACTTCCAGCAGGTTGGCGGTATCGACGTCAATCCGGTAGCGGTTGAAATTACCTATGGTATGGAGCGGCTGGCTTCCTACATTCAAGAGAAAGAAAATGTGTTTGACCTGGAATGGGTCGATGGCGTTACGTACGGCGATGTCTTTCTCCAGCCGGAATTCGAGCATTCGAAGTATACGTTCGAGACTTCGGATGCAGCGATGCTCTTCTCGCTGTTCAATATGTACGAGGAAGAAGCGAAGAAGACGATGGAGAACAAGCTCGTCTTCCCTGCGTACGACTACGTGCTCAAGTGTTCCCATGCGTTCAATCTGCTGGATGCCCGCGGGGCGATCAGCGTGACGGAACGAACCGGGTATATTACGCGGGTCCGCAACTTGGCCCGCGCATGTGCGGCGACGTATTTGGAGGAACGCGAACGGCTTGGATTCCCACTGCTGAAAAAAGGAGTGAGCGCGAATGGCTAA